ttacaatgtttacggagctaagactaaacacagaatacttaattttacggaaacttacattatatagcttattctaacaaagagagtcatatttctgtgggaaagtaatttggtacatcagcaatattgTTTCCAGAAGGTTCTACACGTGCAAAGTAAATGTACCTACGACTTGTTGCTATGCTCTACTTTGGCTGACAAAGCATAAATCTATAGGGTTAGCACCCTTAACTCACACGTGTCAGTGATGGCTTCGACGGACGACGGTTTAGCAATTATTGGATTAATATTCGCCCTGAAGGAAAAAAAAGTGAAGCGGAAAAATCGTAGCATCTGGTGTAAAGAATGGCTAATGAAAAGAAGAGTTCATTCTCATGTCAATTTGTTGGCGGAATTAAAGCTTTTCCCAAAAGACTGGCATAATTTTCTAAGAATGGATCACGATACGTACTTACATCTACTGAAATTGGTAGCACCAATTATCGAGAAGCAAGACACTATTATGAGAAATGCTATTCCACCCCACGACAGGCTTGTAGCTACTTTGATGTTTTTATCAACAGGAAGAAattataaagatttaaaattctCTAGCATCATTTCATCTCAAGCCTTGGGTCGCATAATACCGGAAACCTGTGAAGCAATATATAAGGTTCTCCGCAAAGACTATTTTAaggtaagaaataaaaaactacttattacttagaatgtaatgtttattaatttgtacTTATAATGATGGTGGATAATACATTAAGTAAAATTAGACAAAATAGTAGCCGCTGAACTTTGCACTTGTTGGGACTGATCTTGTTGAGAAGTTTGCATTATTGGGGTTTGAAGAATTGTCTGGGAGCCTGGATGTGTTtggaaatcataatttgaatTCTGATAAAGTACTGGGCTAGGATTGTTTCCTACAGGGCTGGGAGTATGTGCAACGGGGCTGGGACGTTGTaaccataattattaaaacgcaCACTGTTTGATTTCATCACTTGGTGTGAAATAGTCAAATTTTCCATCTCTGCCAGAAATAATGTttcgttaattattttttcggCCAAAATACGTTGATGTTTTGTGAGGTCTCTCAGCTTAGCTGCGACGTTTGCTCCATAAATATCAAATCGATCATTAGTATTTGCAGgccttttaaaattgttttgaacAGACTGTAAAACTTGAGTAGTTAGGTTTTCATTTGCATTCCTTTTTGGCCGACTCCTCTTAAACAATGTGTTTGTAATTGAACGAGTATCGGGAGTTGACTGTGAAGTTGTTTGTGTGGCTGGAGGTGACTGTTGAGTTGACTGCGTGGCTGGAGGTGACTGTGGAGTTGACTGGGCGGCTGGAGATGCTTCACTTTCAATTTCctgaaacaattaatatttttacagttccCTCGCTCGGAAGAAGAATGGAAGGATGTGGCCAAAGTGTTCGAAAAGAGATGGAACTTTCCGCACTGTCTAGGCGCGATGGATGGAAAGCATATAGCAATTTTTCTACCTGATGGATGTGGCTTAGAGTATTTCAACTATAAAAACCATCATAGCATGGTGTTATTGGCAATCGTTGATGGAAATTATCgatattttatgtgattttgGAACAAATGGAAGAATTTCAGATGGTGGCGTACTCACAAACACtaagttttttgaaaaatttgataataatcaGTTGTGTATTCCAACCGACACAGTTGTCGCAAATAGCACTAGAAAGTTGCCTTATGTGTTTGTGGCTGACGATGCGTTTCCACTTAGAACAGATTTAATTAAGCCATTTCGACAAGCAGACTTGACCACAAATAAAACCAGAATTCTAAATTACCGCGTATCACGAGCAAAAGCCGCATCGTCGAAAATGCGTTTGGGATCTTGGCATCTCTATTTAGaatttttcacacaaaaattattCTTGATCCGAAAAGAATAGAGTCTGTCGTGATGGCCAGTTGTgctttacataattatttaatgaagaCTTCAGAAAGTTCTTACTGTCAACAAGAATGCTTCGACGTAGAAAATGTTGATGACGGGTCAATAACCCAAGAATATGATACAATGATTTCAGCGATAGTTAATTTGCAACGAAGAAATCTTGGTAATACTTCGATTGCCGCAAAAAAAGTCAGAGAAGAGTACATCGAATATTTTGCAAGTTCCGTGGCAGCGTTCAGtggcaaaataattttatacattaactCTTTGAGAATAAACGATttgataaaaaagttatttacttttatttattatttattcatgtaataatataaataactatgaAGCATTCTCAATATGGCCGGATTTACTTATCATATTCACATAACCATATTAGTGCGATTCTACTCTGCTGGCACCACAGTATAATAACACACAAATGACTTACCTCGTTGTCTGTTCATTCGTCGTCCATATTAGAGCGTGAACGCCTTGGTTCTTCTTGGTCATCCAAAAACAGCAACATAGAGTAATACCATAGTTTTGGTTTATACACTTCTTTGGTTCCTGCTCCTGATTTTTTTGAATCAGCGATCTTCTTACGCCTTTTTTTTGTAAGTAGAgcgaatgttatttattttttttacaacagcATCTTTGTCAGCCCTAGGGTCTActgttttcaatttttcaacCAGCTTAGTATATGCTGAACGTTTTAAGTCACGATTGTGATACTCTTTGCCTTTAATATTCTAAAGAAAAGGTTCACTGCGATATAACTCAATAAATTCTTCAAGCCATTCGCGATTAGTTTGAGACGCCATGACGCGTGCGCACGTCTACCCGAATGTCGATCGACGACAAAACTGAACACGAAAACGGAACGAGCGCATACACGTTTCGATCAGTCGGCACAGTTCGTCCGATTCCGATAAATCAATTGAAATTTTTGTATTGTTCCGTTCAACTGCACAGTGCTAAAAAATCGGACAAAACTGCACAGTTTTATAACATACACGTAGTGTATATTTATGTACCGTTCGAACTGCACAGTCTAATCGTAACGATTTCTCGTAGCGTATATGGCCACCATAACTTACCTCCGCATATTTTAGTTAGCTCACAtagcttagtttttttttgtggcataggaggacaaacaagcgtacgggtcacctgttgttaagtgatcaccgccgcccacaataaaggcataaatggcatttattttctcaaaattgattcctttagaattctttttgatgtcatttcttatactactaccgcttcggatacaaatggcgctctgagagagaagaagcggcgcaagaaactctcccagcattctttttttgcgcttttttcaataaatatatacaatattgtacagtcatttctatcgctataaaataatcacaatctagtcccaggatgtccgatcatttagatattcagcagtggagttgtagcggccaaatccgctacttacttccgcaccgccgcttatgttcttggaccacacgacatcacgccacatcgtacgatctatgacgacagcctacgtcacgggtggtgcgagctgcgaaccggctgcatcgcgtgcgcgtccccgcgcccgcgctcccgccgcacaccgcgggccctgcgcccgccgccacagctaggcctcccgcgcccgcgccccgcgcgtcgcataaataccagaggcgatcgcccgcgccacgcattctgcacatttatttacctcgcgctcacagctttccgcttgctttatttttgctttgtatagacgctcatttcattctacattttgtaaagtatttcttttaattagtagtaaattcaaccTTTCATCTCTGACTCAATCTTTCATTCTTACTTCGCTTCAAACAAATATCATAGCATCCCTAGCTCAGCCAGGGGTAGTCATCGAGAAGTCGTAGGAGTAGAATACGTGCTACAGTGGTGACCCATCCGACAAGTGACACGATGACTGGCGCAGAACAACAACAAAAGGGATTAGGCGGTGGTCCAAGTACAAGTGACGGCGGAAATAACAGTGACGTATTTCGAGTGGGCGTACGGATACCACCCTTTTGGCCCGAGGAACCGGCTGTATGGTTTGCCCAAATTGAAGGTCAGTTCATTTTGTCTAATGTTACAAGTGACTCCACCAAGTTTTATTATGTCATTAGCCAATTAGACCATCAGTACGCAGCAGAAGTCAAAGATATCATTATTTCCCCGCCGGCTACAGACAAATACGAGAAATTAAAGTCGGAACTTATCAAGCGCCTCACAACGTCTAGAGAACGTAAAATTAAACAGTTGTTGATGCATGAAGACCTTGGTGATAGAAAGCCATCTCAATTTTTGCGTCATTTACAAAGCTTAGCAGGGAAGACAATACCAGAAGAGCTTATACGAACTATTTGGTCGAGTCGATTGccaaataatttacaaacaatTGTCGCATTACAGAAGGACAGCGCCCTCGAAACCGTGGCAGATCTGGCGGACCACGTTCATGACATAGCACCGCCCGCAGTCGCTCAGGTAGCCAGATCAGCAACTGAACAGCCAGGTACTGCTTTTGAAATTATGTgtaacaaagtaacagaacTGACACGGCAGGTGGAGTCACTAATGCAGAGCCAGCAACGGCAGTCTCGATCCCGCTCCAATGACTTTAGGAACGAATACCGCACGTCACGATCCCGCTCTAATTCCCGATACCGACAGCAACCAGAAGACGATACACAATGCTGGTATCATTTCCAATTTGGCTCGAACGCAAAGAAGTGTGTCAAGCCCTGCACATTTCGTTCGGGAAATGCCAAGGGCAGCCACTAGTGGCCGAACACGTCTGCCCTACATCATCAGGCCGCCTTTTTATCACCGACCTTAACACAAAAGTACAATACCTTATCGACACAGGGTCTGACTTATGCGTTTATCCACGTTCTCGCATTCAAGAACATCGCACGAAGACGCAGTACGAGCTCTTTGCAGCAAACGGTACGGTGATATCAACATTTGGGTACGTTCACTTACAACTCAACCTAGGGTTGCGCCGCGTATTCAGTTGGCGCTTCGTGGTGGCAGACGTCTCCAAACCAATCATTGGCGTCGACTTCCTTAGCTTTTATAACCTGCTCGTCGACTGCCGCAATCACCGCCTGGTCGATGGGGTAACGTCACTGTCCGTCGCCGTACCACGCCAGCACCACAAGGAGGACATCTCATCAGTACGTACAACATCGCCAGGGGACTCGTTGTATAACGACATTGTACGAGAGTTTCCGAACATTACACGCCCAGCTGGTAAGCCAAGTGAACCAAAACACAACACGGTTCACCATATTAGGACGACGCCTGGCCCACCAGTATTTTGCCGCCCTCGTCGGTTAGATCCGGAGAGACTCACCATTGCCAAAAAGGAGTTGGAAGAGATGGTACAAAATGGTACAGCTCGGAGATCAGAGAGCCCCTGGTCCTCAGCACTGCACCTAGCACGTAAGAAAAACGACGGCTGGAGACCTTGTGGGGATTACAGAGCATTGAACGCTCGCACTATTCCAGACCGATACCCTGTGCGGCACATCCAGGACTTTGCGCACCAGCTGGCAGGCAAAAAAGTCTTTTCTACGGTGGACCTCGTTAAAGCATATAATCAGATCCCAGTCCATGCTGACGATATTCCTAAGACTGCCATTACCACGCCTTTCGGATTATTTGAATTCCCTTACATGACATTCGGACTTCGTAATGCTGCACAATCTTTCCAACGTTTTATGGATGAAGCACTTAGAGACCTAGACTTCTGTTTTGGGTACATTGATGACATCCTAATCTTCTCTGAATCTCCATTACAGCACCAGCAACACCTTCGCCAGCTATTTCAACGTTTGACAGATTACGGCATACTGATAAACACAGCGAAATGTGTATTTGGTAAGGATGAAGTAACTTTTCTTGGCTTCACAGTGTCCGCAGCAGGCGTTAAACCTTTGGAGGAGAAGGTCCAGGCAGTTCAAGACTACCCGCCACCCAAGACGGTAAAGGAGTTGAGGCGATTCCTAGGAGTCATCAACTTCTACCGAAGATTCATTCCTGGAGCAGCAGCAATACAAGCACCGCTTAATGCCTTACTAGCTGGACCGAAAACCAAAGGATCACACCCAGTCAACATGACTCTAGAGCTGCTAGAAGCATTTAAAAGATGTAAGTCTAGTCTTTCCCATGCCACACTCCTAGCACATCCAGATACCACAGCAGAGCTGGCGATACAGACTGACGCTTCGGACCACGCTATTGGAGCCGTACTGCAGCAAAGTAAGGGAAACACCTGGCAACCCCTCGCTTTTTTCTCCAGAAAACTCAGCCCTTCCCAAAAAAAGTACAGCCCTTACGACAGGGAATTATTGGCGATTTATGAAGCGATTCGTTATTTCAGATACATGGTTGAAGCGAGGACATTCACCATCTACACTGACCACAAGCCCATTACGTTTGCATTCAGCACTCAACGTGACAGCTGCTCACCTCGTCAGTTCCGGTACTTGGACTTCATCAGTCAATTCAGCACTGATATCAGGTATATCCCTGGGAGGGACAACACAGTAGCTGACAGCATGTCTCGGGTTGAAGAGATGACAACGCCCCTAGATTACCAGTCCCTCGCCCGTGCCCAGGATTCTGATGCTGAACTTCAAAACTTACTCGTAAGTGGGTCAGGCCTAAAATTAGAAAAGGTCATGCTAGAGAACTCTGATATTCAGGTATTCTGCGACACTTCTACTCAATACACCAGACCTTTTGTTACTTCAGCTTTCCGACGTCAGGTATTCAACACGTTACATAGTCTAAGTCATCCCGGAGCAAAAGCCACAGCGCAATTGGTAGCACAACGCTTCGTTTGGCCGGGTATTAAGAAGGACTGTCGACAATGGGCCAAAGAGTGTCAACAATGTCAGCGCAGTAAAATATCTCGCCACACATCAGCTCCATTAGCAAAGTTCACAATGCCTTCAGCTCGCTTCCGTCAGGTCCATATGGACATAATAGGTCCCTTACCTTCTTCTGTTGGTCACAGGTACTGCCTCACCATGATCGACCGCTTCACTCGATGGCCGGAGGCCATGCCCTTGCAGGACATCACTGCAGAATCCTGCGCTGCCGCCTTCGTAACTGGGTGGATTGCGCGGTTCGGTTGCCCCGAGAGCATCATAACCGACCGCGGCCGCCAGTTTGACAGCCAGCTGTTCAAGAGGGTCGCCGCGCTGGTAGGCGCCGACCACCGCACCACAACAGCTTATCATCCCGCAGCAAATGGCCTCGTAGAGAGGCTACACCGTCAGCTCAAGGCCGCTATAACCTGCCACACCAGTGCTCAATGGACGGAGGCATTACCTCTCGTGCTGCTGGGCATACGCAGCGCGTGCAAAGATGACCTGCAGGCGTCTACCGCGGAATTAGTCTACGGCGAGCCACTCCGCTTACCTGGACAGTTCCTTCAGCCCATACGGGACGACCACATCGACGTTACCGACTTCGCCAGCAGACTGAAACAGCACATCACTAAGCTGTCACCAACATCTACGTCATGGCACGGACAACGTACATTCTACGTGCCCAAAGACCTACAGCACTCCACTCACGTGTTCCTGCGCCAGGGTCCTGTAAAACGGCCGCTACAAGCCCCGTACACCGGACCCTACAAGGTACTACGTCGGGGCTCCAAGTCATTTGACATAGAAGTCCAGGGTAAGACGTCAACAGTAACGATCGACCGTCTCAAACCAGCATATATCGCAGATGACAACTTATCAGGAAAagacacacaaacacagactgtacctacacaaaaggaAACTACGGAAGAAGAACACATCAGAACTACAAGAAGTGGACGAAGAGTCAAGTTTCCCGACTACTATCACCCGTAGTCACGGTCTCAGTGGGGGAGTACTTGTAGCGGCCAAATCCGCTACTTACTTCCGCACCGCCGCTTATGTTCTTGGACCACACGACATCACGCCACATCGTACGATCTATGACGACAGCCTACGTCACGGGTGGTGCGAGCTGCGAACCGGCTGCATCGCGTGCGCGTCCCCGCGCCCGCGCTCCCGCCGCACACCGCGGGCCCTGCGCCCGCCGCCACAGCTAGgcctcccgcgcccgcgccccgcgcgtcgcataaataccagaggcgatcgcccgcgccacgcattctgcacatttatttacctcgcgctcacagctttccgcttgctttatttttgctttgtatagacgctcatttcattctacattttgtaaagtatttcttttaattagtagtaaattcaaccTTTCATCTCTGACTCAATCTTTCATTCTTACTTCGCTTCAAACAAATATCATAGCATCCCTAGCTCAGCCAGGGGTAGTCATCGAGAAGTCGTAGGAGTAGAATACGTGCTacagagtaataggatttacgacagagccattttttttataaaacatttaaatttatttatagataatgcctgaacagtggctgggactttattatagaagtgtatacatttacctttaaagctattatgtatcttatgaagcctactagaattagttacaagcaatcccttatttctagtgttataataatgaaaatcactattaagagcaaaaaggtgacgatttttgtgaacatatattaaattttcataaatgtactgacaatgaacagtcataatatttatttctttaaatttttctttgagagactgtctataaccaagctgatatatagcacgaacagctctcttttgcagagcaaacactatatgaatgtcagcagcatgaccccatagtaatataccgtacgtcatgatgctgtgaaaatagctgaagtacactaatctagcggtcgcaacattcgtgtactctctaatctttcttactgatgggcaatatgtggatcccactgaagctttttatctaacgtgatacccaagaagaccgtagtgtccacaagttccaatctctggtcatttataagtacgttggtttgtatctccgctgtgtttggtgtaatgaaccgtaaacactttgtttttttactgtttaagtgcagattattcgtctcaaaccaacgcactatctttgagagtgcattgcttacctcgtcatcaatatccgcacgtcacttcactttaaaaataagtgaagtatcatcagcaaacaatacaatctcatggctatcatctaccacaaacggtagatcgttaaaatatataagaaacaagaaaggaccgagaatagaaccctgtggaacacctatttccacaggtttacccgaagaccgtttgccatttacatcgactatctgaactctttcgcttaaatatgattttaacagatttagggctctatttttcactccataatgctttagttttaggagtaaagtttcatggtggacgtagtcaaatgcttttgacaaatcacaaaaaatgcccaatgcatcctgtgactcttcccaggcgtcaaagatgtgctcaatgagtctagtacccgcattaattgttgataagcccctagtgaaaccaaactgatttttgttcattaatatacaaaaatgcatttgtagctgttaaagcaaaagtttttcaaaaattttactaaaaacaggcagcactgaaataggtttgaaattagcagggtcaaaagaactgcccgacttaaacaaaggtataactttgctgtatttcatgaggtcagggaacacaccctcatctatgcattcattaaatattattgctaattcaggtgctataatgtcaagtatgtattttacaatataagtcgaatggccccataggtcttttgtattttttaggttaattaatttgaagatttttattatatcgctacctgtaacatacttaaatttcaaatcagtggaagataccggtacgtgtaatttaagcatatcatatgctgcttttggcgaagagttaaggtctttggtcgtgacaatcaggatttcggagaagtatttatcaaattcatt
The sequence above is a segment of the Leptidea sinapis chromosome 29, ilLepSina1.1, whole genome shotgun sequence genome. Coding sequences within it:
- the LOC126973283 gene encoding uncharacterized protein LOC126973283 is translated as MASTDDGLAIIGLIFALKEKKVKRKNRSIWCKEWLMKRRVHSHVNLLAELKLFPKDWHNFLRMDHDTYLHLLKLVAPIIEKQDTIMRNAIPPHDRLVATLMFLSTGRNYKDLKFSSIISSQALGRIIPETCEAIYKVLRKDYFKFPRSEEEWKDVAKVFEKRWNFPHCLGAMDGKHIAIFLPDGCGLEYFNYKNHHSMVLLAIVDGNYRYFM